AGATAATCGTCGGCCCCGGCTTCAAGGCCTTCAACCCGGTCGTCAACGGCTTCCATGGCGGTGAGGAACAGAACCGGCGTCATGTTCTTCGATGCCCTCAGGGCCTTCAGAACCGACAGACCATCAATGCCGGGGGTCATGCGGTCCAGCACGATCACGTCGAATTCACCTGTCGTGGCACTGGCCAGAGCATCGCGCCCGTCCTCGACCCAGTCGACGACATGGCCGGCATCGCTCAGACTTGAGTGAACCCACTTGCCGATTCCGGCGTCGTCTTCCAACAGCAGAATTTTCATTGACCAGCTACCAGCGCCTCTCGTTGCAGCGGATAGATAACCGCCTGTCTTTCTATGGCCTACAAGGTCTGGGCGCACGGGTGAAAGGAAAAATCGCTTCTTTACAAGATTGTAAATTTCGCGCCAGAGGCGGGAAAACCTGCCCGCCTATCTCTTGTTCACCGGACGACGCCGGGTCGCCGGACCACTTGAGAGGAAACTGACATGAAAAAGACCACTGCAAAGATCCTTGCCGCCACTCTGATCGCCACCGGCCTGACGGGCACGTCGCTCGCCGTTGCAGCACAGACCGACACCAACGAGGCCCCGCTCACGTCCGACCTGTCGATCAGCCAGGTTTCCGAGATTGCCCTCGGTGCTCAAGCCGGCACCATCGAGGAAATCGAACTGGAAAACGAAGACGGCAAAGCGGTCTTCGAAGTCGAGATCAAGACCGACACCGGTGAAGTTGAAGTCATGATCGACGCCGCAACGGGCGATGTCCTGTCCATGGAACAGGACGATGACGGTGATGATGACGAAGACGACGACGATGGTGAAGACGACGACAAGCAGAAAGGCTGACGCTGAACTGAAAGGATGGCGGGCCCTTGCCCGCCGCACTTCCCTGACATTTCCCAAAACAGGAGACTGACATGACGACCCTGAATTCCGTTCTTGAAACCAGCAAAATGGCCGCGCAGCGCTTTGGCGCAGGCGTCGCCGGAGTTCTCGCCCTGATCGCAGGCTGCCTGCTCTTGTCAGCCTTCGCGACACTGGGACTGGCGATTCTGGGGATCGGCGCTGTCGTGACAGTTTTGACGCTTGCCATCAGCGCCCTCAGCCCCATGAAGGAGCCGCAAGCCGAAGCGGCCTGACGTCAAAACAATCCCGCCTGATCCTCAAACCGCTCAGCCCGGCCCTGCGCCGGGCAAGAGCTGTTCCGGCCACCGGCTGGATAATTGTCCGGCTTCGGCCTAAAACGGATGGACCCTGTCTTCTCCCGCCCAAGCTGGAGCTCTCCTGTGTCCTTCGAGCAATCCGCCCTCTTCATACTCTTCGGCGTTGTCTTCGCCCTGCTGGTCTGGGGACGCATTCGCTTCGACCTCGTCGCCTTTGCCGCTCTGATCATCGGCGCCCTGCTGGGACTAGTCCCGTCGGGCGAGATCTTTTCCGGCTTCGGCCATCCAGCTGTCATCATCATTGCCCTCGTGCTGATCGTCTCACGCGGCCTGATGAACTCGGGCGCTGTCGAGCTGGTCGCCAAGTATCTCCTGTCCGCCACCAGCGGTCTTGCAAAACATATCGGGCTGCTCTCCGTTGTCGGTGCCGGCCTGTCCGGCATCATCAACAATGTTGCGGCTCTTGCCCTGCTGATGCCGCTTGATCTGGAAGCCGCCAAAAAGGCCGGCCGCTCACCCGGCCTGTCGCTGATGCCGTTGTCTTTCGCAACCATTCTTGGCGGCATGATCACCCTGATCGGAACACCACCCAATATCGTGATCGCCGAGTACCGGTCCGATGCGCTCGGGGCACCCTTCACCATGTTCGACTTTGCGCCCGTCGGGCTGGTCGTTGCGATCAGCGGCATTCTTTTTGTCGCGTTGATCGGCTGGCGATTGCTGCCCGGCCACTTTCGGGACAAACCCAAGGAAGACGGTTTTGCGGAGAGCCTCTATTCGGCCGAACTCAAGGTCGGCAAGGTCTCCAGGGACAAGCCGATGACCGTCGGCGACCTTTATCCGGTTGCCGAGGACAAGGATGTCGCCATCATTGGCCTGATCCGCAACGGCCGCCGCATTCGTGGTTTTGCCAGGCGGGAGCCGATCAAGGAAGGCGACTACCTCTTTGTCGAGGGCGATCCGAAAGCCATCGAGGCTTTCATGGGCGCTGCAAAACTGGCTTTTGCGGGTTCTGAACGTCACAAGGGCGGCCTCACGGGCAGCGCGCTCACGCTGATCGAAGCCATAGCGCCTGACAACGCGCGCATCATCGGCCAGTCGGCATTCGACATGCGCCTTCTCTATGGTCAGGGGGTCACCCTCCTGGGCATTTCACGGCAGGGCCGGCGCATTCAAAAGCGGGTCCGCCACGAAGCCATCCGTGCAGGAGATGTGCTCCTTCTTCTGGGCACGCCGGACCGTCTGGAAAGTGCCAGCAGCTGGCTTGGTGTCCTGCCATTGAAAGGCCGGCAGACCGGCATGATCCAGCGCAACAAGGCCTGGATGGCCATTGCCGGCTTTGCCCTCGCCATCACAGTGGCCGTGGCCGGTCTGGCCTATCTGCCGGTCGCCCTGGCGGCCTGCATCATCTTCTATGCGGCGACCGGTCTGGTCAGCGGCACGGAAATCTATCAGTCCGTTGAATGGAAGGTCATTGTGCTGCTCGGCTCGCTGATCCCGCTTGGCCAGGCCTTTGAACAGGCTGGCAATGCACAACTGATCGCGGACGGCATCACGTCCTTGACGGCCGGCGCGCCGGCCTGGGTCACGCTGACGGTCCTGATGATTGTCACCATGACCTTGTCAGACTTCCTGAACAACGTCGCAACCTGCCTGATCGCAGCGCCGATCTCTGTTCAGATCGCCAATTCGCTCGGCGTCAATCCGGACCCGTTCCTGATGGGGGTCGCCGTTGCCGCCTCCTGCGCCTTTCTGACGCCGATCGGGCACAAGAACAACACCATCATCATGGGACCGGGCGGATACCGGTTCGGCGACTACTGGCGCATGGGCCTGCCGCTGGAACTGTTGGTGCTGGTTGTCTCCATTCCCGCGATCCTTGTCTTCTGGCCGCTGTGAGGCAAGTGCGCCCCCCGAAAAAGGAGCAAGCGCTCCAAACTCCACATCATCCTGGACCCGGCCGTAAGATCCGTCTCGAAGGATCGGCCTCAACTGATAGTCTTGAGGCCGTCCTTCGAGACGCGTGCAAGCTCCGGGCACGTAGCCAGCATCAGGCCGCGGGTTTAAGCGGCAGGCAGATATCCGTCAGGAGATCGGCCGGTGCCGTGTCGCGCGGGTTGTTGAGATAGATCTCCATGCAGGGCGCGTCGGCCGGCTCGCGGCCCGACTGGGTCAACCATTCGCCATAGAGCCAGGTATAGGCCTTTTGCATGTCCGCATAAGGACCCTTGTAGCGAAGCACGGCATAGTCGCCGGCGCGTGTCTCCAGTGGTTCGAGGGGGGCGTCCACGGGAAATCCATCCGTGACCGCCACGCCCGCAACCGATTCCAGCTCCTCTTCCGGCACCCGGGTCGGATCGGAGTAATATAGCGCTTTCATTGCACCGGCCTTGCCGATCAGATTGCGGCCGACAAGAACGCCGACCAGTTTTTCGAACGCCTGCCCGATCTGCATATAGGGGCCCTTGTGATGCAGAACGGCAAGCGTTTCGGACGGCAGGGATTTGACTTCAACATCATGCATGAGATTGGCTCCTGTGTGTTTGGGGATCGGGGCTCCGCCATGTGCGGGCTGCAACTTGCTTGAAGCCCTTTCGGCGCGATAGGCCGATGGGCTTTGGCCATAAGACTGTTTGAAACTGCGGGAAAAGGCTTCCTGGCTGCCATAGCCCGCCCGATGGGCCACCTTTAGGAGCGCCATGTCGGTATAGGCCAGATCGGCCGCAGCGCGGTGAAGCCGCAGGCGCTTCACCGTCGCAACGATGGATTCGCCATAGGCGGCCTGCCAGACCCGGTGCCAGTGCCAGGGAGACAGCGCGGCCACCTCGGCCAGCGTCGCCAGATCCGGATCCTCGTCCAGATTGGCGTAGATATATTCGATCACCCTTGTGAACCGGCGGATGTAGCCGCTGTCCTTCGGATCGATCATGGTCTTTTCGTGCTGGGTCATAGGCTGTCCTCAAGATGTGAACGGACCCTAACACCGCCCCGAATGATAAATCTTGCGGACTTGGTCTCGCTCTCGCTTCAAGTCACAAAGATGTTGCAGGCGGCGACAAAATCGCACTGGCATCAGAGGCTGAATTGCTCATGATGAACGCAACTGAACCAAAGCGGAGCACTCCACATGAGCACCCCGAAACGGATCCTGTTTACAGGCGGCTCCGGCAAGGCCGGCCGCCATGTCATCCCCTACCTGCTCGACAAGGGGCACCGGGTCGTCAATGTCGATCTGACACCGCTGGACCATCCCGGGGTCGACAATCTGACCGCCGACATCACCTCGTCCGGCGAGATGTTCAATGTCATGACCAGCTACGCCAACTTTGATGAGCTGGAACCGGGAACCGGCGTCCCCGCCTTCGATGCGGTGGTGCATTTCGCGGCAATCCCGCGCATTCTGATCCAACCGGACAACAGGACCTTCGAGGTCAATGCCGTCGGCACCTACAACGTGATCGAAGCCGCCGTGAAGCTCGGCATCCGCAAGGTC
This genomic interval from Labrenzia sp. VG12 contains the following:
- a CDS encoding SLC13 family permease, whose product is MSFEQSALFILFGVVFALLVWGRIRFDLVAFAALIIGALLGLVPSGEIFSGFGHPAVIIIALVLIVSRGLMNSGAVELVAKYLLSATSGLAKHIGLLSVVGAGLSGIINNVAALALLMPLDLEAAKKAGRSPGLSLMPLSFATILGGMITLIGTPPNIVIAEYRSDALGAPFTMFDFAPVGLVVAISGILFVALIGWRLLPGHFRDKPKEDGFAESLYSAELKVGKVSRDKPMTVGDLYPVAEDKDVAIIGLIRNGRRIRGFARREPIKEGDYLFVEGDPKAIEAFMGAAKLAFAGSERHKGGLTGSALTLIEAIAPDNARIIGQSAFDMRLLYGQGVTLLGISRQGRRIQKRVRHEAIRAGDVLLLLGTPDRLESASSWLGVLPLKGRQTGMIQRNKAWMAIAGFALAITVAVAGLAYLPVALAACIIFYAATGLVSGTEIYQSVEWKVIVLLGSLIPLGQAFEQAGNAQLIADGITSLTAGAPAWVTLTVLMIVTMTLSDFLNNVATCLIAAPISVQIANSLGVNPDPFLMGVAVAASCAFLTPIGHKNNTIIMGPGGYRFGDYWRMGLPLELLVLVVSIPAILVFWPL
- a CDS encoding PepSY domain-containing protein, with the translated sequence MKKTTAKILAATLIATGLTGTSLAVAAQTDTNEAPLTSDLSISQVSEIALGAQAGTIEEIELENEDGKAVFEVEIKTDTGEVEVMIDAATGDVLSMEQDDDGDDDEDDDDGEDDDKQKG
- a CDS encoding GyrI-like domain-containing protein, translated to MTQHEKTMIDPKDSGYIRRFTRVIEYIYANLDEDPDLATLAEVAALSPWHWHRVWQAAYGESIVATVKRLRLHRAAADLAYTDMALLKVAHRAGYGSQEAFSRSFKQSYGQSPSAYRAERASSKLQPAHGGAPIPKHTGANLMHDVEVKSLPSETLAVLHHKGPYMQIGQAFEKLVGVLVGRNLIGKAGAMKALYYSDPTRVPEEELESVAGVAVTDGFPVDAPLEPLETRAGDYAVLRYKGPYADMQKAYTWLYGEWLTQSGREPADAPCMEIYLNNPRDTAPADLLTDICLPLKPAA